The following are from one region of the Stanieria sp. NIES-3757 genome:
- a CDS encoding glycosyl transferase group 1 — translation MSNSVIINLSFLLAQPTGISTYAANLIPYLRPLDPLLLTAKPIEAFNCYPIPHNLTPAEGSIGHFRRLVWTQFFLPKIYQKLQANLLFSPVTEAPIYSRCRYVVMCHDLIPLRFPKATSPLTNYFRYLVPQILKQAEHIICNSQATAKDLTDFYGISPQKITPILLGYDVNNFFQLSPDKLAKTPQSSSYFLYLGRHDPYKNLHRLIEAFAKLPQCKDYQLWLAGSADSRYTPQLKQQATELGISEQIKFLNYVSYQELPIIINRAIALVFPTLWEGFGLPALEAMACGTPVITSNLASLPEITGDAAILINPYQVQEITAAMSEIATNYQLRSHLSGLSLIQASKFSWQKTAETTRQVLAKYY, via the coding sequence TTGTCTAATTCAGTTATTATTAATCTCTCGTTTCTTTTAGCACAACCAACAGGAATAAGTACTTATGCAGCTAATCTAATTCCTTATTTGCGCCCACTCGATCCTCTTTTATTAACCGCTAAACCCATTGAAGCATTTAATTGTTATCCAATTCCTCATAATTTAACTCCTGCGGAAGGTAGTATTGGTCATTTTCGTCGTTTAGTTTGGACTCAATTTTTCTTACCCAAAATTTATCAAAAACTTCAAGCAAATCTACTGTTTTCTCCTGTTACAGAAGCACCTATTTATTCACGATGTCGCTATGTGGTAATGTGTCACGATTTGATTCCTTTGCGTTTTCCTAAAGCTACTTCTCCCTTAACAAATTATTTTCGTTACCTTGTTCCTCAAATTTTAAAACAAGCAGAACATATTATTTGTAATTCTCAAGCTACAGCTAAAGACCTTACTGATTTTTATGGGATTTCTCCTCAAAAAATAACTCCAATTCTTCTTGGTTATGATGTTAATAATTTTTTTCAATTATCACCAGATAAATTAGCGAAAACACCTCAAAGCTCATCTTATTTTCTGTATCTTGGTCGTCACGATCCTTATAAAAATTTGCATCGTCTCATTGAAGCTTTTGCCAAACTACCACAGTGTAAAGATTATCAATTATGGTTAGCAGGTTCTGCCGATTCCCGTTATACACCTCAATTAAAACAACAAGCAACAGAATTAGGAATTAGCGAACAAATTAAATTTCTTAACTATGTTTCTTATCAAGAATTACCAATTATAATTAATAGAGCGATCGCTTTGGTTTTTCCCACTTTATGGGAAGGTTTTGGTCTGCCTGCTTTAGAAGCAATGGCTTGTGGAACTCCTGTAATTACTTCCAATTTAGCTTCTTTACCAGAAATAACTGGAGATGCTGCGATTTTAATTAATCCTTATCAAGTCCAAGAAATTACAGCAGCTATGTCGGAAATTGCCACCAATTATCAATTGCGATCGCATTTAAGTGGCTTGAGTTTAATCCAAGCTAGTAAATTTAGTTGGCAAAAAACAGCCGAGACAACTCGACAAGTTTTAGCCAAATACTATTAA
- a CDS encoding Tetratricopeptide TPR_2 repeat protein yields MLRQVLLSMMGSLLLTGVTIVFPVAAQTNSVVIGQATNQQLEDLLRQGKEYLNAGDYAKALANYQQAANLDKSNARIFSGIGYLQALQNNYIAAAAAYQQAVTIEPSNAEFYYALGYSWANAGDNVKAAAAYQQAIALDSGNINNYLGLGVVLLRQGEYERVIDTYYRILTLKPDNQEAYQIMSTALIKQERYEEALDFLQTATKKFPRSSDLQLQLAIVLLYQGELKTGLQALQTAEQLEPHNALIHLKIGKVLQLQGDGEGALKAYYQALILKPDLIEAQQEIGKIYFNEQDYLQAIIAYRRLAEIDPKNPDAYYYLGMSLQARERTDEAISAFNQALKLYQIQGKTKEVEKIHALLQELETTEESEI; encoded by the coding sequence ATGCTGCGTCAAGTCTTGTTGTCTATGATGGGCAGTTTATTATTGACTGGGGTAACAATCGTTTTTCCTGTAGCTGCTCAAACTAATTCTGTGGTAATTGGTCAAGCAACTAACCAACAACTTGAAGATTTGTTGCGTCAAGGGAAAGAATATCTGAATGCAGGAGATTATGCTAAGGCTTTAGCTAATTATCAACAAGCAGCTAATTTAGACAAAAGTAATGCCAGAATTTTTTCAGGAATTGGTTATCTTCAAGCTCTCCAAAATAATTATATAGCAGCAGCAGCAGCTTACCAACAAGCAGTGACGATTGAACCGAGTAATGCGGAATTTTATTATGCTTTAGGTTACAGTTGGGCTAATGCTGGAGATAATGTGAAAGCAGCAGCAGCTTATCAACAAGCGATCGCGCTTGATTCTGGTAATATTAATAATTATCTTGGATTGGGTGTAGTTTTGCTGCGTCAGGGAGAATATGAAAGAGTTATTGATACTTATTATCGAATTCTAACTCTTAAACCAGATAATCAAGAAGCTTATCAAATTATGTCAACTGCTTTGATTAAGCAAGAAAGATATGAAGAAGCACTTGATTTTTTACAAACAGCTACAAAAAAGTTTCCTCGCAGTAGTGATTTACAATTACAATTAGCGATAGTTTTACTTTACCAGGGAGAATTAAAAACTGGTTTACAAGCTTTACAAACAGCCGAACAATTAGAACCACATAATGCTTTGATTCATCTCAAAATTGGTAAAGTTTTACAGTTACAAGGGGATGGAGAAGGAGCATTAAAAGCTTATTATCAAGCATTAATTTTGAAGCCCGATTTGATAGAAGCACAACAAGAAATTGGCAAAATTTATTTTAACGAACAAGATTATTTACAAGCAATTATTGCCTATCGTCGTTTAGCAGAAATCGATCCTAAAAATCCTGATGCTTATTATTATTTGGGAATGTCTCTGCAAGCACGAGAAAGAACCGATGAAGCAATTAGTGCTTTTAATCAAGCTTTAAAATTGTATCAAATTCAAGGTAAGACTAAAGAAGTAGAAAAAATTCATGCTTTACTTCAAGAATTAGAAACTACTGAGGAATCTGAAATATAG
- the rpsU_2 gene encoding ribosomal protein S21 → MTQVVVGQNENIESALRRFKRQVSKAGIFADIKRRRHFETPIEKRKRKAVARRKKRYR, encoded by the coding sequence ATGACCCAAGTGGTTGTTGGACAAAATGAAAATATAGAATCAGCATTACGTCGATTCAAACGTCAGGTATCAAAAGCAGGAATTTTTGCCGATATTAAACGTCGTCGCCATTTTGAAACTCCGATAGAAAAACGTAAACGTAAAGCAGTTGCTAGAAGGAAAAAGCGTTACCGTTAA
- a CDS encoding phosphoribosylaminoimidazolecarboxamide formyltransferase/IMP cyclohydrolase, whose amino-acid sequence MGRLALLSVSDKTGIVELAQQLVEEFEFELISSGGTAKTLQEAGLSVTKVSDYTGSPEILGGRVKTLHPRIHGGILARPDLPEDHNDLEANQIRPLDLVVVNLYPFEETIARPNVTVAEAIEQIDIGGPAMLRAAAKNFAYLTVLCEPGQYQEYLTQLRNSQGKISLEFRQKMAGKAFAHTQAYDSAISAYFASLESEEESSDHYAISGKKLQILRYGENPHQPAAWYQTSSVATGWTSATKLQGKELSYNNLVDLEAARRIIAEFDAQQPAAAVLKHTNPCGVAVGNSLVEAYQKAFNADSVSAFGGIVALNQSIDASTATELTKTFLECVVAPGCDPEAEAILKNKGKVRVLLLPDLAVGPKQTLKAIAGGLLVQASDDQIENPANWEVVTEKKPTSEQKAEMLFAWKVVKHVKSNAIVITKDGVSLGIGAGQMNRVGSVKIALEQAGNSARGGVLASDGFFPFDDSVRTAAEAGISAIIQPGGSIRDKDSIAAANELGIVMVLTGVRHFLH is encoded by the coding sequence ATGGGGCGTTTAGCATTACTAAGCGTATCTGATAAAACTGGAATTGTGGAATTAGCACAACAGCTAGTAGAAGAATTTGAGTTTGAATTAATTAGTAGCGGTGGTACGGCTAAAACTTTACAGGAAGCTGGTTTATCGGTTACTAAAGTCAGCGATTATACTGGTTCACCAGAAATTTTAGGTGGTCGAGTCAAAACATTACATCCTCGTATTCATGGAGGTATCTTAGCTAGACCAGACTTACCTGAAGACCATAACGATCTTGAAGCTAACCAAATTCGTCCCCTAGATTTAGTAGTAGTTAATCTTTATCCTTTTGAAGAAACTATTGCTCGACCGAATGTTACTGTAGCAGAAGCCATTGAACAGATTGATATTGGTGGTCCAGCAATGCTACGTGCAGCAGCCAAAAACTTTGCTTATTTAACAGTTTTATGCGAGCCAGGACAATATCAAGAGTATTTGACTCAATTGCGTAATTCTCAAGGTAAGATATCGCTAGAATTTCGTCAAAAGATGGCAGGTAAAGCTTTTGCTCATACCCAGGCTTATGATTCGGCAATTTCCGCTTATTTTGCGAGTTTAGAAAGTGAAGAAGAGTCATCCGATCACTATGCTATTTCGGGTAAAAAACTACAAATCTTACGCTACGGAGAAAATCCCCATCAACCTGCTGCATGGTATCAGACAAGTAGTGTAGCTACAGGATGGACTTCGGCAACGAAATTGCAGGGAAAAGAACTCAGTTATAATAATTTGGTTGATTTAGAAGCAGCGAGACGGATTATTGCTGAATTTGATGCTCAACAACCAGCAGCAGCGGTTTTAAAACATACTAATCCTTGTGGAGTAGCAGTTGGTAATAGTTTAGTCGAAGCTTATCAAAAGGCATTTAATGCCGATTCTGTCTCGGCTTTTGGGGGAATTGTCGCTCTCAATCAGTCAATTGATGCTTCCACCGCTACGGAATTAACTAAAACTTTTTTAGAATGTGTAGTTGCACCTGGCTGCGATCCTGAAGCAGAAGCAATTCTCAAAAACAAAGGCAAGGTTAGAGTTTTACTGTTACCAGATTTAGCTGTTGGTCCAAAACAGACGCTTAAAGCGATCGCAGGTGGTTTATTAGTTCAAGCTAGTGACGATCAAATTGAAAATCCTGCTAATTGGGAAGTAGTTACAGAAAAAAAACCTACCTCAGAACAAAAGGCAGAGATGTTATTTGCCTGGAAAGTGGTCAAACACGTAAAATCTAACGCGATCGTGATAACTAAAGACGGGGTTAGTTTGGGTATTGGTGCAGGACAAATGAATCGAGTTGGTTCGGTAAAAATTGCTCTCGAACAAGCAGGAAATTCAGCTAGAGGTGGCGTACTCGCTAGCGATGGTTTTTTTCCGTTTGATGATTCAGTTCGTACTGCTGCTGAAGCAGGAATTAGTGCGATTATTCAACCAGGTGGTTCAATTCGAGACAAAGATTCAATTGCTGCTGCTAATGAATTAGGTATAGTCATGGTGTTGACTGGAGTTCGACACTTTTTACACTAA